Proteins from one Mycobacterium sp. EPa45 genomic window:
- the aftC gene encoding arabinofuranan 3-O-arabinosyltransferase, which translates to MYGASVALADSSRSGLLAAFRPRTSPPDAATILRSVLWPIAIMSIIHRSYVLSSNGYITDDFGPVYRAVSNFRRGLDIYNEHFDHVDPHYLYPPGGTLLMAPFGYMPVFASHNWFVFFNTVAMIIAACLLVRLFKFPLSSVALPALLLAMFCTESVTNTLVFTNINGCILLCEVLFFRWLLDGKVSHQWWAGVVIGLSLVVKPVLGVLLLLPLLNRQWRAVIAAIIVPVVFNLAAWPLVADPMNFVQRTLPYIFSTRDYFNSSVLGNGVYYGLPTWLILALRVIFLALAVASLWLLHRYYKHRDPLFWMLTSSGVLLIASWLVLSLAQGYYSMMLFPFLMTVVLPNSVVRNWPAWLATYGFLTMDRWLMWRWPTTGRFLEYMKITYGWSLMLVVIFCVLYYRYADAKADNRLADGIDPPWMREPADRLAPR; encoded by the coding sequence GTGTACGGTGCGTCCGTGGCGCTAGCTGACTCATCGCGATCCGGCCTGCTGGCCGCGTTTCGCCCTCGGACGAGCCCGCCCGACGCGGCGACGATCCTGCGTTCGGTGCTGTGGCCCATCGCGATCATGTCGATCATTCACCGCAGCTATGTGCTGTCGTCCAACGGCTACATCACCGATGACTTCGGCCCGGTCTACCGGGCGGTCTCCAACTTCCGTCGCGGCTTGGACATCTACAACGAGCACTTCGACCACGTCGACCCGCACTACCTCTATCCGCCCGGCGGCACACTGCTGATGGCCCCGTTCGGCTATATGCCGGTCTTCGCCTCGCACAACTGGTTCGTGTTCTTCAACACCGTGGCCATGATCATCGCCGCGTGCCTGTTGGTCCGGCTGTTCAAGTTCCCGCTCTCGTCGGTGGCGCTGCCCGCGCTGCTGCTGGCCATGTTCTGCACCGAGTCGGTGACCAACACCCTGGTGTTCACCAACATCAACGGCTGCATCCTGCTGTGCGAGGTGCTGTTCTTCCGCTGGCTGCTCGACGGCAAGGTCAGCCACCAGTGGTGGGCAGGCGTGGTGATCGGGCTGTCCCTGGTGGTCAAACCGGTGCTCGGGGTGCTGCTGCTGCTGCCGCTGCTCAACCGGCAGTGGCGCGCGGTGATCGCCGCGATCATCGTGCCGGTGGTGTTCAACCTGGCGGCCTGGCCCCTGGTTGCCGACCCGATGAACTTCGTGCAGCGCACCCTGCCGTACATCTTCTCCACCCGTGACTACTTCAACAGCTCGGTGCTGGGCAACGGCGTGTACTACGGCCTGCCGACGTGGCTGATCCTGGCGCTGCGGGTGATATTCCTGGCTCTGGCCGTGGCCAGCCTGTGGCTGTTGCACCGCTACTACAAGCACCGCGACCCGCTGTTCTGGATGCTGACGTCCTCGGGTGTGCTGTTGATCGCGTCATGGCTGGTGCTGTCGTTGGCCCAGGGCTACTACTCGATGATGCTGTTCCCGTTCCTGATGACCGTCGTGCTGCCGAACTCGGTGGTGCGCAACTGGCCGGCGTGGCTGGCCACCTACGGGTTCTTGACCATGGATCGCTGGCTGATGTGGCGCTGGCCGACGACGGGGCGCTTCCTGGAGTACATGAAGATCACCTACGGCTGGTCGCTGATGCTGGTGGTGATCTTCTGTGTGCTCTATTACCGCTACGCCGACGCCAAGGCCGACAACCGGCTGGCCGACGGCATCGATCCGCCGTGGATGCGCGAACCCGCCGACCGGCTGGCGCCACGGTAA
- the zapE gene encoding cell division protein ZapE, with protein sequence MDRLVDRHPTVSPERLVAQLVPPPTFAGVSFATYRPDPAEPTQAAAVDACRAFCEEAERRRAGKKKLFGRRETLPGTGIYLDGGFGVGKTHLLASSYRQLPDRVEHPKAFATFGELTQLAGVFGFVECIDLLSENMVVCIDEFELDDPGNTTLISRLLSQLVERGVSIAATSNTLPEQLGEGRFAAQDFLREINTLASIFTTVRIEGPDYRHRSLPPAPQPLSDGAVSAKAAEMPGATLDDFDALCAHLATMHPSRYLTLVEGVSSVYITGVHPIDDQNVALRLVALTDRLYDAGIPVVASGAKLDTIFSEEMLAGGYRKKYLRATSRLLALTSPGGL encoded by the coding sequence ATGGACCGCCTCGTCGACCGGCACCCGACCGTGTCCCCGGAGCGGCTCGTCGCCCAACTCGTGCCGCCACCAACCTTCGCCGGCGTCAGCTTCGCGACCTACCGGCCCGACCCGGCCGAGCCAACCCAGGCCGCCGCGGTCGATGCCTGCCGGGCGTTCTGCGAGGAGGCCGAGCGAAGGCGCGCGGGGAAGAAGAAACTGTTCGGCAGGCGGGAGACCTTGCCTGGCACCGGTATTTATCTCGACGGGGGGTTCGGCGTCGGCAAGACCCATCTGCTGGCGTCGTCGTATCGGCAACTGCCCGACCGGGTCGAGCACCCCAAGGCGTTCGCCACCTTCGGTGAGCTGACCCAGCTCGCCGGGGTCTTCGGGTTCGTCGAGTGCATCGACCTGCTGTCCGAGAACATGGTGGTCTGCATCGACGAGTTCGAACTCGACGACCCGGGCAACACCACCTTGATCTCGCGCCTGCTGTCCCAGCTCGTCGAACGCGGGGTCTCGATCGCGGCGACATCCAACACGCTGCCCGAGCAACTGGGCGAGGGGCGCTTCGCCGCCCAGGACTTCCTGCGTGAAATAAACACGCTGGCAAGCATTTTCACTACCGTTCGGATCGAGGGCCCGGATTACCGGCACCGCAGCCTACCGCCGGCGCCGCAGCCGCTGTCCGATGGGGCGGTGTCCGCCAAGGCGGCCGAGATGCCCGGCGCGACCCTGGACGACTTCGACGCGCTGTGCGCGCACCTGGCGACCATGCACCCGTCGCGCTATCTCACGCTGGTCGAAGGGGTGTCGTCGGTGTACATCACCGGTGTACACCCGATCGACGACCAGAATGTGGCGCTGCGGCTGGTGGCGCTGACCGACCGCCTCTATGACGCCGGCATCCCGGTGGTGGCCTCCGGCGCGAAACTCGACACCATCTTCTCCGAGGAGATGCTCGCCGGCGGCTACCGCAAGAAGTACCTGCGGGCGACGTCGCGGCTGCTCGCGCTGACCAGCCCCGGTGGTCTGTAG
- a CDS encoding alpha/beta fold hydrolase — MRDRRVCAAVSLGTAALTALLTGCAPWLAANPQFASDHAHNPSGPATTKPAGGPPAIAVPKNDLSWKDCTSKVFGDAGAPPAPGVVLECANYDADLDPIAGATGTVSIGVVRARSVQTPPDAGPLVFTTGTDIPSSMQLPVWLSRSGADVLKSHPVVSVDRRGIGMSSPVDCRDSFDRQEMRDQAQFESGDDPVANLGAITMTATTSCTDTIAPGDSAYDNARAAEDLERLRSTWDVPALALIGVGNGAQIALAYAGSHPDKVARLVLDSPVPPGVNAEAAAEEQVKGQQAALDAFAQQCVAVSCALGPDPKGAVDSMLAAARAGRGPGGVSVAVLANAIVTGLGFPSGDRVGSTVSLANVLAAARGGDANQLNSLINRAEAMRDSDGQFINSCSDALNRPTPDRVRELVVQWGKLYPQFGAVGALGLVKCLNWPSGAAPKEPKDLKVNALLLGVQSDPIAGNQGVPASAATIINAGAASKRVMWQGIGHGASIYTACALPPMMSYLDSGNMPPTDTYCPA, encoded by the coding sequence ATGCGCGATCGTCGGGTCTGCGCCGCGGTCAGCCTCGGCACCGCGGCGTTGACGGCTCTGCTGACCGGATGTGCCCCGTGGCTGGCCGCAAACCCCCAGTTCGCCAGCGACCATGCGCACAATCCGTCAGGCCCGGCGACCACCAAACCAGCCGGCGGACCACCGGCCATCGCGGTACCCAAGAACGACCTGAGCTGGAAGGACTGCACCTCGAAGGTCTTCGGAGACGCCGGGGCCCCGCCCGCGCCCGGTGTGGTCCTGGAGTGCGCCAATTACGACGCCGACCTCGACCCGATCGCCGGAGCCACCGGCACCGTGAGCATCGGGGTGGTGCGCGCGCGCTCGGTGCAGACCCCGCCCGACGCGGGCCCGCTGGTGTTCACCACCGGTACCGACATCCCGTCATCGATGCAGCTGCCGGTGTGGCTGTCGCGATCGGGCGCCGACGTCCTCAAGAGCCATCCCGTCGTGTCGGTGGACCGCCGCGGCATCGGCATGTCCAGCCCGGTGGATTGCCGCGATTCGTTCGACCGCCAGGAGATGCGCGACCAGGCCCAGTTCGAGTCCGGTGACGACCCCGTGGCCAACCTCGGCGCGATCACCATGACCGCGACGACGAGCTGCACCGACACCATCGCCCCGGGCGACTCGGCCTACGACAACGCCCGCGCCGCCGAGGATCTCGAGCGACTGCGCAGCACCTGGGATGTGCCGGCCCTGGCGCTGATCGGTGTCGGCAACGGGGCGCAGATCGCCCTGGCCTACGCAGGCTCCCACCCCGACAAGGTGGCCCGGCTGGTGCTCGACTCCCCCGTGCCGCCCGGCGTCAATGCCGAAGCCGCAGCCGAAGAACAGGTCAAGGGACAGCAGGCCGCCCTCGATGCATTCGCCCAGCAGTGCGTGGCCGTCAGCTGCGCGCTCGGACCCGATCCGAAGGGCGCCGTCGACTCGATGCTCGCCGCCGCCCGCGCCGGCCGCGGACCGGGCGGGGTGTCGGTGGCGGTGCTGGCCAACGCGATCGTCACCGGGCTGGGCTTTCCCAGCGGTGACCGGGTCGGCAGCACCGTCAGCCTGGCCAACGTCCTCGCCGCGGCCCGCGGCGGTGACGCCAACCAGTTGAACAGCCTGATCAATCGGGCCGAGGCGATGCGTGACAGCGACGGCCAATTCATCAACTCGTGCAGCGACGCGCTGAACCGCCCGACACCGGACCGGGTGCGTGAACTGGTCGTGCAGTGGGGCAAGCTGTATCCACAGTTCGGAGCGGTCGGTGCGCTGGGCCTGGTGAAGTGCCTTAATTGGCCCAGCGGCGCGGCGCCCAAGGAGCCCAAGGACTTGAAGGTCAACGCGCTGCTGCTGGGGGTGCAGAGCGATCCGATCGCCGGCAACCAGGGTGTGCCCGCGTCCGCGGCCACCATCATCAACGCCGGCGCGGCCAGCAAGCGGGTGATGTGGCAGGGGATCGGGCACGGCGCCAGCATCTACACGGCCTGCGCGCTGCCGCCCATGATGAGCTATCTGGACAGCGGCAACATGCCTCCGACCGACACCTACTGCCCCGCCTGA
- the msrB gene encoding peptide-methionine (R)-S-oxide reductase MsrB produces the protein MPAPKLELTDDEWRKRLNPAEYAVLREAGTERPFTGEYTDTKTEGVYVCRACGTELFRSTEKFESHCGWPSFFDPSHSDAVILRPDDTLGMHRVEVLCANCHSHLGHVFSGEGYPTPTDQRYCINSISLKLVPSEE, from the coding sequence ATTCCAGCCCCCAAGCTCGAACTGACCGACGACGAGTGGCGCAAGCGGCTGAACCCGGCCGAGTACGCCGTTCTCCGCGAGGCCGGCACCGAGCGTCCCTTCACCGGCGAGTACACCGACACCAAGACCGAAGGCGTCTACGTCTGCCGGGCGTGCGGCACCGAATTGTTCCGCAGCACTGAAAAATTCGAGTCTCATTGTGGCTGGCCGTCGTTTTTCGACCCGTCACACTCCGACGCCGTCATCCTGCGTCCCGACGACACCCTGGGCATGCACCGGGTGGAGGTGCTGTGCGCGAACTGCCACAGCCACCTAGGTCACGTCTTCAGCGGCGAGGGCTATCCGACGCCGACCGATCAGCGCTACTGCATCAATTCAATTTCGCTGAAGCTGGTGCCGTCCGAGGAGTAA
- a CDS encoding STAS domain-containing protein: MSTPLTIRIERAADGQPVVLAAGEIDASNVADFAEALNAGAGNGSDGITVDLSAVEYLDSAAINVLVPHAESLQIIANPILMRVLMVSGLGELADIRSASDRDV; encoded by the coding sequence ATGAGTACACCGCTGACCATTCGCATCGAGCGAGCAGCCGACGGGCAGCCCGTCGTGCTCGCCGCAGGTGAGATCGACGCCAGTAACGTCGCCGACTTCGCAGAAGCACTCAACGCCGGAGCGGGCAATGGCAGCGACGGCATCACGGTCGACCTCAGCGCCGTGGAGTATCTGGACAGCGCGGCGATCAATGTCCTTGTCCCCCACGCGGAGTCCCTGCAGATCATCGCCAACCCGATACTGATGCGGGTCCTGATGGTCAGTGGTCTCGGCGAGCTCGCCGACATCCGGTCGGCATCCGATCGAGACGTCTGA
- a CDS encoding pyrimidine reductase family protein has product MADPSRDDPDGTYFTLIDGAPVGVVDDDRLYDLYAHPADLARCVVRGNMITSLDGGAATDGTSGGLGGRGDRRLFRVLRELADVIVVGAGTAHAENYSGAQMTVAQRGNRQRRGQSEVPPIALVTRSGRVDNDWPVLTRTEVTPLILTSADVAADTSSRLGGAAEVIACSGDEPAEVDPAVALVALAERGLRRVLCEGGPTLMGTFVDHGLLDELCLTTAPVLVGGDAPRIAAGSGHVLTAMRRAHLVSDADGYLYGRYTRVG; this is encoded by the coding sequence ATGGCCGACCCGAGCCGCGACGACCCGGATGGGACGTACTTCACACTGATTGATGGGGCCCCCGTGGGCGTCGTTGATGACGACCGGCTCTACGACCTCTATGCCCACCCCGCGGACCTTGCCCGCTGCGTGGTTCGCGGCAACATGATCACCAGCCTCGACGGCGGCGCCGCGACCGACGGCACGTCCGGCGGACTGGGTGGCCGGGGTGACCGGCGGTTGTTTCGGGTATTGCGCGAGCTGGCCGACGTCATCGTCGTCGGCGCCGGCACCGCGCACGCCGAGAACTACTCCGGCGCACAGATGACGGTCGCGCAGCGCGGCAACCGGCAGCGGCGCGGCCAGAGCGAGGTCCCCCCGATCGCGTTGGTGACCCGCTCCGGACGAGTCGACAACGACTGGCCCGTTCTCACCCGAACCGAGGTGACACCGCTGATACTCACCTCCGCCGACGTCGCAGCGGACACCAGCTCCCGGCTGGGCGGCGCGGCCGAGGTGATCGCCTGCTCGGGCGACGAACCGGCCGAGGTGGACCCGGCTGTCGCGCTGGTCGCGCTGGCCGAGCGCGGGCTGCGTCGGGTGCTGTGCGAAGGCGGACCCACCCTCATGGGCACCTTCGTCGACCACGGCCTGCTCGACGAGCTGTGTCTGACCACCGCGCCCGTGCTGGTCGGCGGCGACGCACCGAGGATCGCGGCGGGCTCCGGCCACGTGCTGACCGCGATGCGCCGCGCGCACCTGGTGTCCGATGCCGACGGCTATCTGTACGGGCGGTATACGCGCGTCGGCTGA
- a CDS encoding bifunctional diguanylate cyclase/phosphodiesterase: protein MRNGRAAVFIAAAGAAIAMWLIGDWVPSAALNRINNALFLTAPWLAAGSVAWAARKSSGRQRAAWLCLLVGVVGWAVGAASVIYFEALLTGRVLSSSQTWPFVLFPLGCGAALLLFPTGLTKRYLGRFILDGVIVAGSFFLMFWLLVMDQAYKVSGGEQLVQFLPAIFAALEIAVLTLALLLMFRGPPELRGTLALLTAGLLCVILSDSVYTYISIKHAYEHGTLVDTGWIAGMLLITVAALTARQPTTPVPKARTESAWASVWLPGITTIMVIVAATTEPMEDLTARPVMVLGACLALAIFTRQFLAISDNQRLLAQMADQALRDPLTGVANYTAFNDRLGEVMERRERDRAPVALMVLDLNDFKLVNDSYGHPAGDRLLMLVADRITRAVRPGDAVARLGGDEFAVVMTGPVEESERAGGRVVDAFAAPFVVDGHELAIRPSAGLALAKSDDPGLNAETLLKQADTAMYSAKWAGSGGVHVFTREMASTRVDRELFRTTDVPERSGSAVLALLSELRHAVNRGELTLVYQPQFRLQTGDLVGFEALVRWPQPDGSVLMPMDFLPMVRRNGMMDEVTDLVLAKACADCAQWRAGGIDASVAVNLFAPLLADATVPGRAAAALSASGLAPASLTVEITEHLVLGDLEQTRKVLHQLRDQQIRVAIDDFGTGYSTLSYLRDLPNDEVKLDRYFVAPVLTDPTAAAVVVAVVNLAHTLGMTTVAEGVENAQTAAWLQQHGCDIGQGYFYGAPIGFDTVLDRFAPRPPVTPRTAPASAKLN from the coding sequence ATGCGAAACGGGCGCGCTGCCGTCTTCATTGCTGCTGCGGGTGCTGCGATTGCCATGTGGCTCATCGGCGACTGGGTGCCGTCCGCAGCGCTCAACCGGATCAACAACGCACTTTTCCTCACCGCGCCGTGGCTGGCCGCAGGCAGCGTCGCGTGGGCCGCCCGAAAATCATCGGGACGGCAACGGGCCGCGTGGCTGTGCTTGTTGGTCGGCGTCGTCGGGTGGGCTGTCGGTGCCGCCTCGGTCATCTATTTCGAAGCGCTTCTCACCGGCCGTGTGCTGTCGAGCAGCCAAACCTGGCCATTCGTCCTGTTTCCGCTCGGGTGCGGTGCCGCGCTGCTGCTGTTTCCCACCGGTCTGACGAAGCGATACCTGGGCCGGTTCATCCTCGACGGCGTGATCGTGGCGGGGTCGTTCTTCCTGATGTTCTGGCTCCTGGTGATGGACCAGGCCTACAAGGTCAGCGGAGGTGAGCAGCTCGTCCAATTCCTGCCCGCCATCTTCGCCGCCCTGGAGATCGCGGTGCTCACCCTGGCATTGCTGCTGATGTTCCGGGGCCCGCCCGAGCTCCGTGGCACGTTGGCGCTGCTGACCGCCGGACTGCTGTGCGTGATCTTGTCCGACAGCGTGTACACCTATATTTCGATCAAGCACGCGTATGAGCACGGAACCCTCGTGGATACCGGTTGGATCGCCGGGATGCTGCTCATCACCGTCGCCGCGCTCACTGCACGCCAGCCCACGACACCGGTCCCCAAGGCGCGAACGGAATCGGCGTGGGCCTCGGTGTGGTTGCCCGGGATCACCACGATCATGGTGATCGTGGCGGCGACGACCGAACCCATGGAGGACCTGACCGCCCGGCCGGTGATGGTGCTCGGCGCGTGTCTGGCCCTGGCGATCTTCACCCGTCAGTTCCTGGCGATCAGCGACAATCAGCGGCTGCTCGCCCAGATGGCCGATCAGGCGTTGCGAGATCCACTCACCGGGGTGGCCAATTACACCGCGTTCAACGACCGGCTGGGCGAGGTGATGGAACGCCGGGAGCGCGACCGGGCACCGGTAGCGCTGATGGTGTTGGACCTCAACGATTTCAAGCTCGTCAACGACAGCTACGGTCACCCCGCTGGCGACCGGTTGCTGATGTTGGTGGCGGACCGGATCACCCGCGCCGTGCGCCCGGGTGACGCGGTGGCGCGCCTCGGTGGCGATGAGTTCGCCGTCGTCATGACCGGACCGGTCGAGGAGTCCGAGCGAGCGGGTGGGCGGGTCGTGGACGCCTTCGCCGCGCCGTTCGTGGTCGACGGGCATGAACTGGCGATCAGGCCGAGCGCCGGGCTGGCGCTGGCCAAGTCCGACGATCCGGGGCTGAACGCCGAAACACTGCTGAAACAGGCTGACACCGCAATGTATTCGGCGAAGTGGGCGGGTTCGGGCGGGGTGCACGTCTTCACCCGCGAGATGGCCTCGACGCGCGTGGATCGGGAGTTGTTCCGCACCACCGACGTACCCGAACGCAGCGGATCAGCGGTGCTGGCGCTGCTGAGCGAACTCCGGCACGCGGTCAACCGCGGCGAGCTGACGCTGGTGTATCAACCGCAATTCCGGTTGCAGACGGGGGATTTGGTCGGGTTCGAGGCACTGGTGCGTTGGCCCCAGCCGGACGGCAGCGTGCTCATGCCGATGGACTTCCTGCCGATGGTTCGGCGCAACGGGATGATGGACGAGGTGACCGACCTCGTGCTCGCGAAGGCCTGCGCGGACTGCGCTCAGTGGCGGGCGGGCGGGATCGACGCCTCGGTCGCGGTCAACCTGTTCGCCCCGTTGCTGGCCGACGCGACGGTGCCGGGCCGTGCCGCCGCCGCGCTGTCGGCAAGCGGCCTGGCGCCGGCCAGCCTCACGGTCGAGATCACCGAGCACCTGGTTCTGGGCGATCTCGAACAGACCCGGAAAGTGCTGCATCAGTTGCGGGATCAGCAGATTCGGGTGGCCATCGACGACTTCGGCACCGGGTATTCGACTCTGTCGTATCTACGTGATCTGCCGAACGACGAGGTGAAGCTGGACCGCTACTTCGTCGCGCCGGTGCTGACCGATCCCACCGCGGCGGCCGTCGTGGTGGCCGTGGTCAACCTCGCGCACACCCTCGGGATGACCACGGTCGCCGAAGGCGTCGAGAACGCGCAGACCGCGGCGTGGCTGCAGCAGCACGGATGCGATATCGGGCAGGGCTACTTCTACGGCGCGCCCATCGGATTCGACACCGTGCTGGACCGCTTCGCGCCGCGGCCGCCGGTTACTCCTCGGACGGCACCAGCTTCAGCGAAATTGAATTGA
- a CDS encoding bifunctional diguanylate cyclase/phosphodiesterase, whose product MPRTSHAAIGATAIFVAFLLLILGDWSIGPSLSLIDDLIFVALTIPAVVFSVVTARAAHGRLRLAWLSMAVGLLGWGIGEALWAYYEVHLNEVPFPSIADAAYLVFPVGACAALLLFPLGHTIQSRWRLFLDGVIVAISLFLVSWVTILAPLYHSGDSDRLGFIVSLAYPISDLVIFTVAGVVLVRVSGEYRLSLTLLTLGLACFALSDSAFVYLTAKGEYVSGNVIDIGWAAGLLLIGVAAVAGRQGAPEEGTALALPGWASVWLPFAPLLLAGLVLAAKPAPLLESRVVLVVTGLLVVTVIARQYLAVGENRRLVATVVDQALHDALTGLANRALFNERLAHAMRMFEHNGIPLAVVAVDLNDFKLVNDNLGHLVGDDLLVGVAHRLLNCVRAGDTVARLGGDEFAVLVEGGAEAAEGVGLRIVEAFEEPFLLSGHELLIRPSVGLAVAETDEPHLSAEQLLKRADAAMYSAKRLRARGVQTYSPEMQVLSDTEDKRLFGAPAPQPGLGPAEAIQLLGKLRVAIDNAELTLVYQPKFDLRTGEMVGAEALLRWPQADGSVLAPEQFLPLVRRHGLMGSVTQLVIGRALDDALAWHRAGAEVPVAVNLFAPSVANIGLPATIAQALADHGLRPSALTVEITEELFLDSTERTRAVLEQLRHNGIRIAIDDFGSGYSALSYLRDLPIDEVKLDRTFIASIVTDQRAAAVVRAVVDLAHVLGLTVVVEGVEDEPTAALVSQLGCDIGQGFYYGMPLPPDELLRSFKTAVSGSQLGPGC is encoded by the coding sequence ATGCCCAGAACTTCTCATGCCGCCATTGGTGCGACCGCCATCTTCGTTGCGTTTCTGCTTCTGATCCTGGGTGATTGGTCGATCGGTCCGTCGCTGTCGCTGATCGATGATCTGATCTTCGTCGCGCTGACGATTCCTGCGGTCGTCTTCTCCGTTGTGACAGCACGCGCGGCCCACGGGCGTTTGCGGCTGGCGTGGCTGTCGATGGCTGTCGGGTTACTGGGCTGGGGGATCGGGGAAGCGCTCTGGGCGTACTACGAAGTTCATCTGAACGAGGTGCCGTTCCCCTCCATCGCCGATGCCGCATACCTGGTCTTCCCGGTCGGCGCCTGCGCGGCGCTGCTGCTGTTCCCGCTCGGCCACACCATCCAGTCACGGTGGCGGTTGTTTCTGGACGGGGTCATCGTCGCGATATCGCTGTTCTTGGTGAGTTGGGTGACCATTTTGGCACCGCTCTACCACTCCGGCGACTCGGATCGACTGGGATTCATTGTCTCCCTGGCGTATCCGATCTCCGATCTGGTGATCTTCACAGTTGCCGGGGTGGTGCTGGTGCGGGTGAGCGGTGAGTATCGATTGTCGTTGACTCTGTTGACCTTGGGATTGGCTTGTTTTGCGTTGTCCGACAGTGCTTTTGTGTATCTGACGGCCAAAGGCGAATATGTGTCCGGGAATGTCATCGACATCGGTTGGGCGGCTGGTCTTCTCCTGATCGGTGTGGCCGCGGTCGCAGGCCGCCAGGGCGCGCCCGAGGAGGGTACTGCGTTGGCCCTGCCGGGCTGGGCATCGGTGTGGCTGCCCTTCGCCCCACTGCTGTTGGCGGGACTGGTCCTGGCCGCCAAACCCGCACCGCTGCTGGAGTCCCGGGTGGTGCTTGTGGTCACGGGTCTTCTGGTGGTGACCGTTATCGCGCGCCAGTACCTGGCGGTCGGCGAGAACCGACGACTGGTGGCCACGGTTGTCGACCAGGCGCTGCACGACGCGCTGACCGGGCTGGCCAATCGCGCTCTGTTCAACGAACGGCTGGCGCACGCGATGAGAATGTTCGAGCACAACGGGATTCCGCTTGCCGTCGTGGCCGTGGACCTCAACGACTTCAAACTCGTCAACGACAACCTTGGTCATCTGGTTGGCGACGATCTGCTGGTCGGGGTCGCGCATCGGCTGCTCAACTGTGTCCGCGCCGGCGACACGGTCGCCCGCCTCGGCGGGGACGAGTTCGCGGTGCTGGTCGAAGGCGGTGCCGAGGCGGCAGAAGGCGTCGGTCTGCGCATCGTCGAAGCGTTCGAGGAACCGTTCCTGCTCAGCGGGCACGAGTTACTGATCCGCCCGAGTGTCGGGCTCGCCGTCGCGGAGACCGACGAGCCGCACCTGTCCGCCGAGCAATTGCTCAAGCGCGCTGACGCCGCGATGTACTCGGCCAAGCGGTTGCGGGCGCGCGGTGTGCAGACGTATTCCCCGGAGATGCAAGTGCTCTCCGACACCGAGGACAAGAGATTGTTCGGCGCGCCCGCGCCACAGCCCGGTTTGGGGCCGGCCGAGGCGATCCAGCTTCTCGGCAAGCTGCGGGTTGCCATCGACAATGCCGAACTCACCCTTGTCTATCAGCCGAAGTTCGACCTGCGAACCGGCGAGATGGTCGGTGCCGAGGCGCTGTTGCGGTGGCCGCAGGCTGACGGCAGTGTGCTGGCGCCGGAGCAGTTCCTGCCGCTGGTCCGCCGGCACGGCCTGATGGGTTCGGTCACCCAATTGGTGATCGGCAGAGCGCTCGACGACGCGCTGGCCTGGCACCGCGCCGGGGCCGAGGTACCGGTGGCCGTCAACCTGTTCGCTCCATCGGTGGCCAACATCGGTCTGCCCGCTACGATCGCGCAGGCGCTGGCCGACCACGGTCTGCGCCCGTCCGCATTGACGGTGGAGATCACCGAGGAGTTGTTCCTCGACAGCACGGAGCGCACGCGTGCTGTGCTGGAGCAGTTGCGGCACAACGGGATTCGTATCGCGATCGATGACTTCGGCAGCGGCTATTCCGCGCTGTCCTATCTGCGCGACCTGCCGATCGACGAGGTGAAGCTGGACCGCACCTTCATCGCCTCGATCGTGACCGACCAGCGGGCGGCGGCGGTCGTGCGGGCGGTGGTCGACCTCGCGCACGTGCTGGGTCTGACGGTCGTGGTGGAGGGTGTCGAGGACGAGCCGACGGCAGCGCTGGTGAGTCAACTCGGGTGCGACATCGGCCAGGGCTTCTATTACGGCATGCCTCTTCCGCCGGACGAGTTGCTGAGGTCATTCAAGACTGCCGTTTCCGGTTCTCAGCTCGGGCCAGGTTGCTAA